CGACCACCCGTTCGGTCGCTCTAGTCGTGCCGTTTACTACGTACTCGATACCCATCGCACCGCCCGAACTGCCGGTGTTATGGACCGTTGCGGTAACGTTTACTGATTCACCGGCCAGTATCGTGTTCGCGTCTTTCGACGCGCCGGACACGAACAGACTCGGTTCAGCAACAGCGGGGCCCGCTACCGTGGCTGCGAGGAGGAGAGAGACGACACAGACGATTGGGAGGCCCGGAAGATGCTGTCTTGGGGACCTATCTTCACGTACCATTACACGGATATAATCCGGACCATCGACATAAAACCGCCCGATTGCTTCGGTTCGGTAAACTGTGCCTACACATCGGAAGGCAGCGAATTCTGTCCACCTCTTCTGTAGGCTCTTAGACTGGACCGAACGTTGCTGTAGTTGCGTTCGAACCAGAGCAAGACGGTCGCACTCACTGTGTGAGCTGCGACTTGCAGGGTTCAAACCGCCAGTACATACGATGGCTCCTCGCGCATTTGCTCGGAGCAATACGGTGGGACTGGGATTTGAACCGAGCCGAGACGGCCCTGCTCACGCCGTTGCGAGGGCTGCGACTCGTCGGCTTCAAATCTCAGCTGGTGCACTTGCCACTCACGGTTTGTTCGTGGCAAAATACGGTGGGACTGGGATTTGAACCCAGGAATCCGTGAGGATACCTGCTTTCAAGGCAGGCGCAATAGGCCGCTCTGCCATCCCACCGCAGTCGGGCATACTGCGTGGGCCTTCTAAGACCTGTCGGTCTCTTGGACCACGGTCGGCTCGCCGCCGTTGTCGACAACACGGATTCCGAGGTCATCGAAGAACGTCATCGTCCGTTCCGGTACGACCCGACCAGCTCGGTTCCGGGCGCGTAGCAGCGGAACCATCGTTTTGAGATCCGATTGCGTTTCGAGGACCGGCGTCGACGGGAGAAAGTCCACGTCGAGGCCGGCATCCGCGGCGCGCTCGCCGATGGTTTCGACCGCCGGGGTGGCGTAGCTGTCCTCGAAATCTATCGGCTCGCCGAAACCCGCGTAGTAGACACGGCCGCCCTCAGCAGGGCCGAGTACCACGCCGCTGGATCGGAGTTTCATCGCCGCGCTGTCGATGAGTTGGCGGTTCAACAGTGCCGCTGTCGGTTCGACGGCGGCGACGGTTGCGACGTCTTCCCGGTTGAGGAGGTGTGTGACAGTGTTCCCGACCCGACCGGCGAACGTCGAGCCGACCTGTACCTCGAACCGGGCGTTGCCCGGTGATTCGAGGGCCTCTGTCACTGGCTCTCGCACCGCGGTCTCGGGGTCTACGCCGTCCGGGACCTGCTCCGAGGCACGGTAGTTCACCAACAGCTCGGCCCCGCTGATCTCCACCGCACGACAGACGTCGAGCAGCATGGCTTCGTACAGCTTGGCCGCCTCGGCGTCGTCCAAGAGGTCGCCCGCCAGGTCCTGTAACACGAACCCTTCGACTGGCGGATCAGCCAGTACAGTTACCGTAGTCATACTGTCTTCTCGGCCCGACTGTGATTAGTCGCTTGTGTTCCGACGCAGCTACAGAACAATTATAAAATGTTAGCAGTATTTGATAACTAAGAGAAACTATATGGAGCAATCCCAGACCTACAGATGTGACGGATGTGGGTCGGAGTACCGGGTTCTCGGGGAGCCACGACCCAAGATCGTATGCCGCGACTGCGAACGCGAGGCCACGTTGTCCGGGACTGCGGCGGCACAACGGGCGTACCATATCGGCTACACGCGGTATCGCGAAGCGCGCCGGCAGCTATCCGACGCGCTAGCGACCGTCGAAGACGGGGAGATGGCGCTCGCTCGCGGTGGGTTCGACAGTGCCGCGTCGGACTTCGAGGAAAGCGTCGAGGAGTTCACGACGACTGTTCGCGAAGCGGACGACGACTCGCTGACCGAGTTAGCGGAACGGGCGCGCAAGAAAGCGACCTGTCTCTGGCAGGCCGCCGAGTGGCTCAGCGGCATGACTTACGCCAGCGAACAGGGCGAATCGACACAGGCGAGCCAGTACCGCCACGACGCCGAAAACCGGCTACAGGCAGCGACGGAGTACGGGACAGTGTCGAGCCCGGAAGAGTTGCTCCAGTCCGCTGAGACCGAAGTCCAGTCCGATACCTGACTACCGCCCGCGTCGGCCCTTCGTCTGCCGGTAGTCCTGTCCAAGCGTCTCGCTGAGGTGCTCCAGAAACGCTGTCCGTTCCGCATCGGTCTGTTCACTCGGCGGAATCATCGGGAGGATCTCGAATCCCCGACCGCGGATCGTCGTCGCGTGCCGGTCCTCGATGTCGAGTTCGTCCTCGCTCATCGTCGTGTATTCGAAGGCTAACTCTTCGAGGGGACGCTGGCCGACCGGTAGCAATATCTCGGGATTTATCATCCGTATCTCGCTGTTGAGATACGGTTCGCAGTTGACGACCTCTTCGTCGGTTGCGTCCCTTTCGGGATGGCGACAGCGGGTCACGTAGGTCAGGAAGGTGTTCTCTAACTGCGGCCTGTCGGCGTCCGGGTCCGAGCACATGTCGACTGCGGCGAGGATGTCGAGCAGTTCGCGCTCACTCTCGCCGGTGAACGGGATGCCGGACTCATCGGCCCCGGCCGCAGGCGAGTCGCCGAGGACGATGAACTCAGCGCCCACGTCCCCGTAGCCGTGGACGACGTTCTCTCGCGTCTCACACAGTGCGGGGCAGTTCTGGCACTCCTCGTCCATCCCGAACGGGTTCGACTTTGACTCCTGATGTGCGTCCATCTTACTCGTCGTCGATGGTTTTCGCGTGGGTGTCCGCGTCCTCGGGGTCGTTCTGTGGGCTGGACGGGTGGTAGTCGGTGTCGTACTCGCCCGGTCGGTCGTCGATCCGGTCGGGGTTGATGCGGCCGCCGAGCAGCATGAAGTCGAGGACCGTACAGGCCAGCATGGCCTCGACGACCGGGACCGCCCGCGGCGGCAGGACCGGGTCGTGGCGGCCGGTGACGGTAATTTCCTTGCCTTCGCCCGTCTCCCAGTCGACCGTCTTCTGGGTCTTGGGAATCGACACCGGCGCGTGCCACGACACCTCGCCGTAGATTGGCTGGCCGGTCGTGATGCCCCCCTGGATGCCGCCGTGGTCGTTGCCGACAGGCGTGGGGTGGCCGTCCTCACTAAACTCCCAGTTCTCGGTGTACTCGCTGCCCTTCGTCGTCCGGGCCTCGCGGCCGATGCCGTACTCGAAGTCGTTGACCGCCGGAATCGAGTACATCGCCTGGCCGAGCCGGGACGGGAAGCTATCGAACCGTGGCGCGCCGAGGCCGGACGGGACGCCGCGACATTCGAAGTAAATCGCGCCGCCGATGGAGTCGCCCTCCTTCTGGTGCTTGTCGGCCAGGTCGCGCATCTCCTTGGCCGCGTCGGGGTCGGCACAGCGGACCTCGTTTTCCTCGCTGTGTTCGAGCATGTCCTCGAAGGTCACCGGGCCGGCCTCGACGTCGCCGATCTGGCAGACGTGGGCCTTGATCTGGACGTCGTAGTCGGACTGTTCGAGGATCTGCTTGGCGACGCCGCCGGCGGCGACCCAGTTGACTGTCTCGCGGGCCGAGGACCGGCCGCCGCCGCCCCAGTTTCGGGTCCCGAACTTCGCGGAGTAGGTGTAGTCGCCGTGGGACGGTCGCGGAGCCGTAATGAATGGCTCGTACTTGCCCGAGCGGGCGTCCTTGTTCTCGATAACCATTCCGATGGGCGTGCCCGTCGTGTACCCGTCCTGAATCCCGGAGTTAATCGTCACCTTATCCGGTTCGCCCCGGGAGGTGGTAATCATCGACTGGCCGGGCTTGCGCCGGTCGAGGTCTTTCTGTATCTCTTCCGCTGAGAGTTCGACGCCCGCCGGGACGCCGGAGACGGTACAGCCCATCGCCTCCCCGTGGGACTCGCCGTAGGTCGTCATGCGGAACAGACGACCGAACTCGTTGCCGTTCATTACAGTGGTGTCGGGGTTGGGGGCATTTGAACCTTGTAGATGTGGCCGGTGCTTGTCCCGCTATAGGCGACGATAGCGTCGGTATCCCCGCTATCTACCGCTCGACGGCCGCGCCGAGCGAATCGAGCACGTCGAAGAAGTCCGGGAAGGACACGTCGACGTGTTCCGCGCCGGTCACAGTTGTCTCGCCGTCGGCGACGAGGCCGGCGACGGCCAGCGACATGATGATGCGGTGGTCCGCACGGCCCTCGACGGTCGTGCCGACGAGGTCGCTGTCAGCGCCGTAGACGAACAGTTCGTCCTGGTGTTCCTCCACCTCAGCGCCCATCTTCGTCAGTTCTTCAGCCATCGCGCTCACGCGGTCAGTCTCCTTGTACCGGACGTGCTCGGCGTCGGTAATTCGGGTGACGCCGTCGGCGGCGGCCCCAAGCGTCGCGATGGTCGGCAGGAGGTCCGGCGTGTCTTCGACGCCGACCTCGATACCGGTTAGCTCGGACTGCGTGACGGTGATTTCGCCGGTTTCCTCGTCCCAGTCGAGGTCGGCCCCCATCCGGTCGAGGATGTCGACGATGGCGGCGTCGCCCTGAGCGCTGGGGAACGCCGACGTGACGCGCAGGCCGTCCTCGGCGGCGAGCGCACCGGCCGCGAGCAGGTAGCTCATCGACGAGAAGTCCCCGGGGACGTTGTAGTCGCCGCCCGCTGGCGTGTAGGACTGACCGCCCTCGACGGTGAACCCGGTATCGGTCTTCTGGGCGTTGATGTCGAAGGCGTCCAGCACCTCCAGCGTGATATCGACGTACGGCGACGATTTCAGCTCGGTCGTCAGGTCGATATCGATGCCGTCCGGCGAGACGGCCCCCGCCATCAGCAAGGCGGTGATGTACTGCGAGGACACGTCGCCGGGAATTTCGACCCCGCCGCCGTCGATGCCGCCGCCGACCACGAGCGGGGCCTGCCCGTTCCGGCGAGTCGATTCGGCGTTGCCATCAAGTTGTTCGATGGCGTCGAGCAGTGGCCCCTGGGGACGCGACCGGAGGGACTCGTCGCCAGTCAGTACCGCGAGGCCGTCCTGCAGTGCGGCTGTCGCGGTGACCAGCCGCATCGTCGTCCCGCTGTTGGCACAGTCGATCACGTCGTCCGGCGTCTCCGGCCGGCCGTCGAAGCCCGTCACTTCGACCGTCGACTCGTCTTCAGCCAGTGAGACGCTCCCGCCGTAGGCCTCGACCGCTCGCATTGTGGCCTTCGTATCCGCACTCACGAGCGGGTCGTGGACGACCGCGCCGTCGGCGTAGCCCGCAGCCAGCACCGCCCGGTGCGTGTAGCTCTTCGACGGCGGTGCTTGCGCCGTCCCCTCGACCGTCGATTCGGTAATCGTGATGTCCATGCCCGGTCGGTAGCGGGCGTTCGACAAGAGGCTACCGCTCTCTCACCCCACCGACGGTGGGAGCAACGACCTTGTGGCTGGCAGCGGTACCACCGCTATGGTCCCAGCGATGGACGGCGCGACCGTTGTCGTCACGGGTGCGAGTAAAGGTATCGGCGAGCAGATAGCCCACGCGGTAGCGGGAGCGGGCGCACATACGGTCATCTGTGCCCGCGACGCGGAGGCGCTCGAGCGTGTCGAAGCCGATATACGGGATGCAGGCGGCTCCGTGACCGCGATTCGGACGGACGTGCGCGACGAGTACGACGTGGAACGACTGGTCGAAACTGCCACACGAGACGGTGACGGCGCAATACAGTACGTTGTCGCTAACGCCGGCGTCTACCACGGAACCGCCGGCGAGACACCGCTTACCGAGGAATCCTACGCCGCCTTCGACGACCACCTCCGGACGAACGCTCGGGGCGTGTTCTCGACGATCCGCGAAGCCGTCCCACACCTCGGTCCGGACGCCCGCATCGTCGTCCCGACGGGCGTCGTCGCCCGCGAAGGGATGCCCGGATACGGTTCCTACGCAGTCTCGAAGGCCGCCGCGGAGGCCGTTGCCCGCGGGTTCGCCGCCGACCTCGACATCCCGGTCGGTGCAGTCGACCCCGGACAGGTCGCGACGGACCTCTCCGGCGACGGCGGACGCGACCCGGAATCCGTCGCCGAAATGGTCCTCTGGGCGCTCCGGGACGCTGACCCGTCAGCACTGGACGGCGGCGTCATCGACTGGGGCGACTATCGGTCGGCGACCCGGTGACCGCCACCGATGGGTTTATTAGCAACAGGCCGGTGATTGTAGATAATGTCTATTAACTCAACCTCAGTTTTTAATAACGCTGGCCGAATCTCCACCGCCGGCCTCGCGAGTGTTGTCGGCCTGGTGATCCTGTCCGGCGTCGCAGTCACCGGCGGGGCGAGTAAGGTTCTGGTCATCTCCTGGGTCGCGTTCGTGGCAATGGCACTGGGCGCGTGGCTTGGGGCGCGGGCCGATGAAACGAACCCCTACCGACTGGTCTGGGGCTACGGGCTCGCGAGCGGGGCGATGGTCACCTCGGCGGCCATGTTCCTCGTTCCACAGGCGATGGGACTGGGCGGCCAGGCCGGCGCAGCGCGTATCGGCGGCGTCGGCATCGCCGCCGGACTGGTCACCGGCTACGGCACCCACACTATCGGCCACCGGCTGACCCACGTCGAGACTGCCTTCGACATGACGACGCTTGCCATCGCCGCCCACGCCCTCTCGGCCGGCCTGGTCATCGGGCTGGTCTACGCCTCGATGCCGGAACTAGGTATCCTGCTCGGCCTCGCTATCGTCTCACACAAAGGGCCGGCCGGCTACGCCGCAGCCCGGCGGCTCGGACGCAGCGGCAAGTCCGCCACCGCGCTGTTGCTCCCCGCGGCCGGCGTCGGCCTGACGGCGATCCCGTCCGCGCTCCTGCCGGTCCCGGAGTCCGCCCTTCTCAACGCAGTTATCTTCGGGTTCGCCGCCGGCATCTTCCTCCACGTCGCGATGGACTTCCTGCCGAACTGCGAGGCCGGCAGCGAGATCGACGAGGTCTGTGAACTCCACGACCACTCCCACGACCTGCTCGACGAACTCCGTACGCACGCCGTCGCGTCGACGCTGGTCGGCGCTGCTGTCATCGTGCTGGCCTGGGTCGCTATCTGAACGCGCGTCCGTCGTCACCGGACGGGCACAGTCACGGACACACTCGTCCCGTCGGTATCGGCCCGGATGTCGATATCGCCACCGACGTAGCTGACGAGCCAGTACGCGAACCACAGCCCCAGCCCGGACCCGTGTTCGAGCGGCTTCTCTTCCGCCGCCTCGATGACCCGCCGCTCTTGGTCCGGGACCCCCGGCCCGTTGTCCGCAATCGTCACTGTCGCTGTCGAGTCGTGGCGCTCCGTCCGGACGGTGACCCGCGGTGCCGATGCGTCCGAGTGCTTGATACCGTTCTCGATGAGTTCCTGCAACGCCGGAATGACCTTCGCGTCTATCGTCGGCGACGGGACGGAGTCGCTCTCGACGACGAACTCGGCGTCGGGGTACGCTGCGGCCAGCCCGTCCGTGATGTCACTGAGGGCGTCTTCGAGTTCGCGCTCGACATCGTCGGTAAGCGAGTCCGCGAGCAGTTCCTGTACGTGGTGCGCTTTCTCACTGATGTCGAGCAGGGACTGCACGTTCGCTTTGATCGTCTCGAGGTGGTCGAGAGCGGCGTCGTCATCCACTAACTCTGACAGAATATCCGCACGTCCACTGATCGTCGTTCCGTTGTTCCGGAGATTGTGCCGGAGAATCCGATGGAACACGGTGAGCTGTTGCTCGCGCAGTCGGCGACCGGTGATTTCGTCCTGCATCCCGACGAACCCCTGGATCGTCCCGTCCGCGTCCTGAATCGGGGCGATGGTCTGGTTGATGATGAACCGCTCGCCGGACTTGCGCTCGTTTACGATCTCGCTCGTCCAGACCTCGCCGCGACAGATCGTGTCCCAGAGCCGTTCGTAGAACTGTTCGCTCTGTTCACCGGACTTGAGTATCCGCGGTGTTCGACCGATTGCCTCTTCGGCGCTGAATCCGGTGAGTTCCTCGAACGCCGGGTTGACGTACTCGATGACGCCGTAGGTGTTCGTTATCAGAATCGCGTGGCCCGCATGCTCGACGGCGTTCCTGAACCGCCGGAGTTCGCTGTTTTGTTCTCTGAGGTCCGCAACGAGGTCCTCGGTGTGGCTGCGCCGGGCGAGGAGGTTCGCGATGGTTCGAAAGAGCGCCTGCGTGTCCAGCGGCGCTGTCATGATATCATCGACGACGAGTGGCTGCTCGGCCGCGTCGATATCGGGCAGGTCAATCCTGACTGGCGTCCCCTCACGACGCACCAGAATCACGGGGCAAAACACCGGATCTGCCCGGTGTTTGTACTGCTCTATCGACTCTCTGTACTTCGGAAACGACGACTCGTCGACGATGTGGAGGTCGACTTCCCGGAACTCGTCGTCCGTGATCGGCGTGTGGTGTTCGGCGACGACGGAGGCGAGTGCCTCCCGGTTGCCGTCGCCGGCCAGCAGTAATTGGACGTCGGCCATCGGTGGTTAGCGAGTGGATGAGCGTCCGCCGCTGTCTCCATGCCGTTCGGGCACGCCCTCGAACACGCCGTGCATCCCCGAGACGGGGTCGCCGACCTGAAGGCCGTCGGCGGTTATCTCGAACCGGCGGGGGACCGCCTCGAACCCGCCGACGCGCTTTTTCAGCGCGCCGACGACTCGCTGGAGTTCGCCCCCGACCTCGATGTAGTTCTCGAAGACGATGTTGTCGGCGAGGTAACTGACGTTCTCGCTCGTGGGTTCGTGAAGCCCCGTCACGTCCCTACGCTGGTCGATCAGGATCACAGCGGTGTTCCCGCGCGTGAGATGCTGTGTCAGGGCGTGGAGCCGCCGACGCAGTTCCATGTCGTCCTGTCCGTGCTTGATCGCGTTCTTGTAGCCCGCGATGCCGTCGATAACCACGAGTTCGGCCCCGCGCTCCGCGGCCTGTGTCTTCACGCGGTTCGCGAACTCCTCGGGCGACATCGCCAGCGACTCGATCTCCTCGACGAGAAGTGTCCCCTCGTCACGCAACTCCGAGAGCGGTATCCCGAACGTCTCACAGCGGTGTGTGAACGTGTCGATGGATTCGTCGAACAGGTAGGCAAGCGCCGGGGACCCGTCTGCCGCTGCGGAGGCCAGGAACTCCGTCGCCGTCGTCGACTTGCCGACGCCGGAGGGGCCACTGAGAATCGTCACCGTCCCGCGTTCGAGTCCGCCATCGAGGAGCGAGTCCAGTTCCGGTACGCCGGCGGAGAACTGCGTTGGGTCGAACGACCGCGTCCGCTGTTCCGGTTCGAGCGCGGGATACACTTCGACGCCGGATTCCCGGATTTCCATCCCGTGTGAGCCGTCCTGTTGGCCGATGCCGCGATGCTTGCGCAGTCGAATACGCCGACCCGCCTTCTCATCGCCGTAACTGAGCGAGATGATGCCGTCACTGAGCGACCGAAGCTGGCTGTCCATCTGATTGCTCGGCGTCTTGGTCGCCAGCACGGTCGTCTCCCTGTCTTGCAGAAAGCGCGCGAAAGAGATGATACGCTTCCGAAACTGGTACTCGGTCGGTTCGAGATACTGGAAGTGTGTGATCGGGTCAATGAGGACGCGGTCCGGGTCGACCCGCTCGATAGCCTCGCGGATATCCGAAATCAGGTGGCCGTCCTCGACGTCTCTGGGCTTGACCACGTCGTACGATTCGGCCTCCATGAAAAACTCCGAATCGGGGCCGACATCCAGAAACGTCGCATCGGCGATATCGATGCCGAGTTCGGCAGTGTTCGCCAGTAAATCGGCAGCCGATTCTTCGGCGTGAATGAACAGCACGTCGTCGCCTGCTTCGAGCCCCGCTTCGAGAAACTGCGTGCCAAGCAGTGTTTTCCCGGTCCCGGGCGGTCCGATAACGAGATAGAGCCGCCCTTCCACAAGCCCGCCTCTGAGAAGCGAATCAAGGCCTGAGATCCCGCTGGAAAGCCGCGTGAACTGCCGCAA
The genomic region above belongs to Haloarcula hispanica ATCC 33960 and contains:
- a CDS encoding uracil-DNA glycosylase, encoding MDAHQESKSNPFGMDEECQNCPALCETRENVVHGYGDVGAEFIVLGDSPAAGADESGIPFTGESERELLDILAAVDMCSDPDADRPQLENTFLTYVTRCRHPERDATDEEVVNCEPYLNSEIRMINPEILLPVGQRPLEELAFEYTTMSEDELDIEDRHATTIRGRGFEILPMIPPSEQTDAERTAFLEHLSETLGQDYRQTKGRRGR
- a CDS encoding SDR family NAD(P)-dependent oxidoreductase, whose amino-acid sequence is MVPAMDGATVVVTGASKGIGEQIAHAVAGAGAHTVICARDAEALERVEADIRDAGGSVTAIRTDVRDEYDVERLVETATRDGDGAIQYVVANAGVYHGTAGETPLTEESYAAFDDHLRTNARGVFSTIREAVPHLGPDARIVVPTGVVAREGMPGYGSYAVSKAAAEAVARGFAADLDIPVGAVDPGQVATDLSGDGGRDPESVAEMVLWALRDADPSALDGGVIDWGDYRSATR
- the aroA gene encoding 3-phosphoshikimate 1-carboxyvinyltransferase, which produces MDITITESTVEGTAQAPPSKSYTHRAVLAAGYADGAVVHDPLVSADTKATMRAVEAYGGSVSLAEDESTVEVTGFDGRPETPDDVIDCANSGTTMRLVTATAALQDGLAVLTGDESLRSRPQGPLLDAIEQLDGNAESTRRNGQAPLVVGGGIDGGGVEIPGDVSSQYITALLMAGAVSPDGIDIDLTTELKSSPYVDITLEVLDAFDINAQKTDTGFTVEGGQSYTPAGGDYNVPGDFSSMSYLLAAGALAAEDGLRVTSAFPSAQGDAAIVDILDRMGADLDWDEETGEITVTQSELTGIEVGVEDTPDLLPTIATLGAAADGVTRITDAEHVRYKETDRVSAMAEELTKMGAEVEEHQDELFVYGADSDLVGTTVEGRADHRIIMSLAVAGLVADGETTVTGAEHVDVSFPDFFDVLDSLGAAVER
- a CDS encoding glycosyltransferase family protein; the encoded protein is MTTVTVLADPPVEGFVLQDLAGDLLDDAEAAKLYEAMLLDVCRAVEISGAELLVNYRASEQVPDGVDPETAVREPVTEALESPGNARFEVQVGSTFAGRVGNTVTHLLNREDVATVAAVEPTAALLNRQLIDSAAMKLRSSGVVLGPAEGGRVYYAGFGEPIDFEDSYATPAVETIGERAADAGLDVDFLPSTPVLETQSDLKTMVPLLRARNRAGRVVPERTMTFFDDLGIRVVDNGGEPTVVQETDRS
- a CDS encoding PAS domain S-box protein — protein: MADVQLLLAGDGNREALASVVAEHHTPITDDEFREVDLHIVDESSFPKYRESIEQYKHRADPVFCPVILVRREGTPVRIDLPDIDAAEQPLVVDDIMTAPLDTQALFRTIANLLARRSHTEDLVADLREQNSELRRFRNAVEHAGHAILITNTYGVIEYVNPAFEELTGFSAEEAIGRTPRILKSGEQSEQFYERLWDTICRGEVWTSEIVNERKSGERFIINQTIAPIQDADGTIQGFVGMQDEITGRRLREQQLTVFHRILRHNLRNNGTTISGRADILSELVDDDAALDHLETIKANVQSLLDISEKAHHVQELLADSLTDDVERELEDALSDITDGLAAAYPDAEFVVESDSVPSPTIDAKVIPALQELIENGIKHSDASAPRVTVRTERHDSTATVTIADNGPGVPDQERRVIEAAEEKPLEHGSGLGLWFAYWLVSYVGGDIDIRADTDGTSVSVTVPVR
- a CDS encoding ZIP family metal transporter, producing the protein MSINSTSVFNNAGRISTAGLASVVGLVILSGVAVTGGASKVLVISWVAFVAMALGAWLGARADETNPYRLVWGYGLASGAMVTSAAMFLVPQAMGLGGQAGAARIGGVGIAAGLVTGYGTHTIGHRLTHVETAFDMTTLAIAAHALSAGLVIGLVYASMPELGILLGLAIVSHKGPAGYAAARRLGRSGKSATALLLPAAGVGLTAIPSALLPVPESALLNAVIFGFAAGIFLHVAMDFLPNCEAGSEIDEVCELHDHSHDLLDELRTHAVASTLVGAAVIVLAWVAI
- the aroC gene encoding chorismate synthase, whose product is MNGNEFGRLFRMTTYGESHGEAMGCTVSGVPAGVELSAEEIQKDLDRRKPGQSMITTSRGEPDKVTINSGIQDGYTTGTPIGMVIENKDARSGKYEPFITAPRPSHGDYTYSAKFGTRNWGGGGRSSARETVNWVAAGGVAKQILEQSDYDVQIKAHVCQIGDVEAGPVTFEDMLEHSEENEVRCADPDAAKEMRDLADKHQKEGDSIGGAIYFECRGVPSGLGAPRFDSFPSRLGQAMYSIPAVNDFEYGIGREARTTKGSEYTENWEFSEDGHPTPVGNDHGGIQGGITTGQPIYGEVSWHAPVSIPKTQKTVDWETGEGKEITVTGRHDPVLPPRAVPVVEAMLACTVLDFMLLGGRINPDRIDDRPGEYDTDYHPSSPQNDPEDADTHAKTIDDE
- a CDS encoding ATPase domain-containing protein, translating into MPSPLRQFTRLSSGISGLDSLLRGGLVEGRLYLVIGPPGTGKTLLGTQFLEAGLEAGDDVLFIHAEESAADLLANTAELGIDIADATFLDVGPDSEFFMEAESYDVVKPRDVEDGHLISDIREAIERVDPDRVLIDPITHFQYLEPTEYQFRKRIISFARFLQDRETTVLATKTPSNQMDSQLRSLSDGIISLSYGDEKAGRRIRLRKHRGIGQQDGSHGMEIRESGVEVYPALEPEQRTRSFDPTQFSAGVPELDSLLDGGLERGTVTILSGPSGVGKSTTATEFLASAAADGSPALAYLFDESIDTFTHRCETFGIPLSELRDEGTLLVEEIESLAMSPEEFANRVKTQAAERGAELVVIDGIAGYKNAIKHGQDDMELRRRLHALTQHLTRGNTAVILIDQRRDVTGLHEPTSENVSYLADNIVFENYIEVGGELQRVVGALKKRVGGFEAVPRRFEITADGLQVGDPVSGMHGVFEGVPERHGDSGGRSSTR